The nucleotide sequence aaacaaaataataatatgaatcCTTGGTACGTAGAAGTTCGAGTAGAAAAATTGGACTAAAAATCATTAATACGATAAAAATTAACACCGATGCAAAAAACCGTTTTGCCTTAAAACGAAATACTcgaaactaggtaggtacatacatacatttatGTAGATAGGCATTTTCGCGTCAAACTTTGAACATGATTGACCCAATAACTCGCGTTGAACAAGGGAAAATTCAAGGTAAAAGAGAAACGTCTTCGATTTTTAATTCCGAATACTATTCTTTTTATAACATTCCTTATGCTCAACCACCTGTGGGCGAATTAAGATTCAAAGTGAGTATTTccagttacctacctaattttacaCTAGCATTAGATGTTTATACATACAAATTCTCTTTGCATTATTTTCAACGAACAGGATCCAGTTAAAGTCCAATCATGGAAAGGCATTCGAAACGCAACTAAACCACAAGATCATTGCATGTGTACACAATTTTCATTCCTTCGTCATGAAATCGTAGGATCTGAAGACTGCTTATACATCAATATTTTTACGCCACAGGTACTTACATACTTTTGCaatgaagtgatttttttcaaaaacacagtaaaaaaaatcattccttaaGAAGAAATTTTGACGATCAAAATCATTAGATGAAATTCGGGAAATTATGATGCAATAGTCCAAATTCTGATTAATTGATTGACGCCAATCtcgataaaatttcaacgaatgcGAATTCATTCAACTTCCAACTTATTTGATTGAACAGCTGCCTCAGCCAGATGAACCTTTGCGAGCAGTGGTTGTATTTATCCATCCAGGAGGTCAAACATGGGGTTCAATACATCCGGACGATCACGGTTCGCCTGAATTCTTGATGCATCACGACATAGTATACGTTACCGTAAGCTACAggttgaatatttttggtaggtataatCTCCTTCATTAAGTACTAATTATAAATACGACAATTGCACCTCTCAAAAAACTCGCCATACTTAGGATTCTTGAACCTCAAGTTAGAAGAATGTTCTGGTAATCAAGGACTGAAGGATATAATAATGGCTTTCCGATGGATACATAACAATATTCACGCATTTAACGGCGATGCTTCAAATATAACAGCTATTGGAAGCAGCAGCGGAGCTGTGCTAGTTCATTTATTACTTTTATCACCCGCAGTCAAAGGTATAAATTGCTAGAAACACAGTTCATTAGAGAGAAAGATCTTAGATCAAATTGAATTGACTAAATTCGCGTACATTTTTAGGTTTGTTCCATAAAGCCATCTTAATGGGCCAGTACATGTTCAATTGCTTAGTTCCTTATTGCGAAGATCAACTCGCCAGAGCGTTTCAATTCGCTCGATTTTTAGGCCATAAAAGAAACGAACCCGATCCGAAAAAATTACTAATGTTTTTCAGAAGAAAATCCGCCGAAGAACTcgtcaagaaaatgaaaatgtttgatgCCGAAATCGAAGAGGtaaatcgattcaaaaattaatattgagCACTCAGGTATTTACTCAATAATTTCGTCTAATCTACGagtaacaaattttttctcttagAATAATCCTACCATTAAATCATATCCAGGAGGGCCTTTCAAAGAGTCGCTCGATTTACATATAATACCAGTTTCTCCTCGAAAGTTGATAAATTCCACCGAAAAAATTCCGATTATATTCGGTATCTGTGAGAATGAAGCAGTACGAGGATTTATGGGTAAAAATAATCATGTCCAGTGAGCATACACGAGTTGGATGGCGTAATTACATTAACATCATGATTACGTAGATCATGAAAGAAGTAAACCTAAGTTTGAAGAAATCTTCAACGATTCGTATCGCCAAAGTATATGGGGGTGGCCGCATAGCCTCACAGATGAACAGCTACGCCATCTTAATAATGAAATACACTCTttttacgagtacaaaaaaCCTTCATCCGACGATGCAGCCAGTgtacgtaaaaaaattgacgtaaGTCACATTTCCTCtcatcgtacaaaaaaaatatgtcttGTTTGAGCAGCATGTAGAACTTAATGCATCAGATTTTcttaatttcacttttcagatcTTGAGTGATGCTGCTTTTTCTGAAGTTTATGATACATTAATTGATCCAATTTCGCTTAATCACTCAGTATATGTTTATAAGTTTCAATACGACGGTAAAATAAGCATGTTCAAAAAACTAGTTTCAGTATTGGTAAAACCCGAGATAAAAGGTAGGCTTACATGTTACAATACCTACGAccctacgttgaaaaaaatagtttttatgTAAACCTACATATATTATACTTAGGCATACAAACcgcaattttcaagaaaaaatcaaaaatatgtacgttAAAAAGGTCTGTGGCATCTACATATCATGCACAAGATtcacatacctacgtatttgagactacaaaatgttaatttacaaaatcagaaaattttaaaacattttacttattccgaaaaaatgtttagattAAATTAACGTTGACTTTTAACGACGTTAAAAAATCGGATGAAAAACTTTGTAGGTGGGTAATCGAAATAAAAGTATGAACgcaatgaaataaaattctataaaaaaatctcaaaaacttcgattatttttggattttttttcaggggACATAGAAATTATTGTGGTATTAAAATCATCTATTCTCCACTTATCTACATAGGTGTTTTGAAAGATTCACTctaattcaattgaaaattttgacaggaaCATTTCACTGTGACGACGTTAGTTATTGGGCCAAACAAACCGAACCACAAGAACAAAAAACACGAAGAGTTATCAACGCATTTACCAAAATGCTGTGTACTTTTGCTAAGACAGGGTACATATCTGATTTTTATCAATGACCGATTGAAACTGTACCTAATTTaagaacaaaacaaataattttgtgatcctatacctattttttatgcTTAGGGATCCCAATTATGAGAATATTGAAACGCAATGGAGACGAACGACGACGGATAGACCGTGTTATTTGAGCATCGACGAGAAATTAACATTAATTAATGGAAAACTAAACGGTGAAAGATTTGAGTTTTGGgacaaaatgaaacgaaaatttccCACATAACAACTAACTGATAAAATCATGTGCATACAAAATCActcaattaaaatattttaccagAAGTATATTAAATATATGAGTATTgagtaataataaaatttaaaatttcaacaagatTAAGTTGACATCGAGAAACTCGCACAAAGTTATAAGAACTTTGAGAATTGTTAGATACCAGGGGCCCTCAAAACAGCAATATGTCGCTAAAAGctgcctaaaaaaaattatacctaacgaaattaatatttttgaaaaataagatttttgcgcaactgaacatttttttctcaatagttTCGAAGAATGAAGAATTCTCTACCTGCGATGATTTTAGAATAATATTCCGATTATTCCTCGACTTCGCTagctaaataaaaatttgtgatgGAAACGTGTTTCAGCGAAACTTTTACTTTTGCAGATGATAAACGTAAATTTacagataactttttttttggatgggtCCGTTCTCAAATATAGGTAGATAGATTACATGTACAggatgcccagaaatatcgagtacccctaaaaaagtttttcattaaaaatataggttggcaacgtgaaatacactgaaaaaaaaacaataaaaattactatttcagtatagtaaccggatccaatccaaaaataatagtgatttttactcagccaaaaaatacattttacctatagaattaggtaacaTTTATtattctcatagtaaaatttactaatctcatagtaaaatttactaatctcatagtaaaaatcgcaatatttttgaatgggatccggttactgtatgaaatagtaaaaattatccataatttttttttccttgtagatgcatatgattggatggaatgttatctctccagtccaacaaccagtCATGTGCTATCatcattatcattcactgtgaccaacaaAGAagacttttttaggggtactcgatatttctgggcaccctgtattttACTTGGTAGGTCAGTGGAActagttgataaaaatcacaccaGTTTTCGCTGCATAATTCTGAGACATGAAGATTATGACACATCAGCCCAGTGACAGATCACTCCGATCGCTCTTCCCTACCCTATCACTTTTAACATGCCCTTATTCCGCTTCTGCCGACAAAAATTAAACTTCAACTAACAATTAACTTGGCAAGTATTCTGATAATTTCAACTCACAACGCCTATCTGTATAGCTCACGAATGCGAACATTTAAAGCTATCACTACATTTGTAGAGTAGTAAGGGGCATAAAAAACACAACCAGCAGGAgctatcttttttttcaaactacgaGGTCGGTGAAGGTCAAAGAGCGAAATTACCATATAATTAAGTTGTAATTGTTTGTATCCTGAGTGTTGATGACGTAACACATGTACTAGAAATACCACTGAATAACGTTAACCTTAGCGTTattaatttcacaaaatgtcagACAAAATAATTGTAACCGTAAACGAAGGAAAAATTaaaggaattaaaaaaacatcgtcaTTTTCTGGCACTGAATATTTCTCTTTTCTTGGTGTACCTTATGGGCAGGCTCCAGAAGGCCAACTGCGATTCAAAGTAAGCATCTGTTCACCGCATATTTCACTgcttttttttacgagtaattaGTTTCCATGAATTCCACGATACGCATGTGAGAATAACGACTTTTTCGAACTTAGGATCCTGTGAAAGTGAGACCgtggaaaaatattattttagatGCAACAACTGAAAAACAAGGGTGTCGACAGTTCTGCATATTCAAAAGAGAACTCGCCGGATCGGAAGATTGCTTATATAACAATATTCATACAACAAAGGTAAGTAATTTAGTTCCAAACCAAAGTCCAATCCAGTTTTAAAagtcaggtaggtacctacgtatatgaCACGAGTAATTATGAgctaaaaaatcatcacaactttctaaattcattctgtgaaaaaaattttgatacctttAGTTACCATCGAAAGGAGATCCACTAAAGCCGGTCATTGTCGACATTCACCCAGGCGGATTAACATTCGGTTCTCCAGATCCAGATATATATGGATCGCCGGATTTTCTTATGCATCATGACGTAGTTTTCGTCACCGTTTGCTTTCGATTGCATATATTAGGTTAGTCGACTCACTCTCACCAATTCACTGAACATGCGTGAAAAATctatacgaaatacgaatatACCTAGGTTTTCTGGATCTCGGCTTAAAGGAGTGCTCCGGGAATCAAGGACTGAAAGATATCATATTGAGTCTGCAAtggataaaaaataatataaaagcTTTTGGTGGCGATCCTGATAACATAACCCTGTTGGGAAGTAGTAGTGGATCGTCACTAGTTCATTGTCTGATGCTTTCACCAAAAACTGAAGGTAACCAGACCTACTTACGAGTACATCATAACTTCATACATATGTTCAATACGTATTGAAAAGAACTGTACCATTGACGCAACTCGGGTTATTAAACAATACTTTTATAGGTTTATTCCACAAAGCAGTATTAATGGGCATGTATGTCACAAATCCTGTCCTCATTATTCCGCAAGAGAACGCCTCAATGGCTTTCGAATTGGCAAAATCGGTAGATTACGAAGGAAATGACAAAAACGAAAGGAGAAAATTATTAGCGTACTATAAACAAATGCCGGTGGATACCATCATATCATTGAGACCTGATTCTGTCTTTCAGAAAGTAAGAAAACGAATACATTTAACAATGAAGTACACATCTTTCATGTACAAAAGAAGATTTTTGGAACTGGACGAAGGGGAATCGATAGAGGACCCCAAAGtacaccaccagccaaaatttcagaggcTCAcattcttttttcgatttttggtaaattttttgaaaattcaaattaggtagcatcaaaaattaggaaaaataaaaatgttaccaaattgaccaagaaagttgaGATTTTGGTTTGTGCTTATTTTCAGCACATCGAGTTGATTGGAGATAGTTTCAacccgttctggagccttctccgaattttcgcattttccagttttcgaaaaaacgctgTAAATAAGGCGTGAATGAAATATTCAGCACCTATAAAATCGGTATTACTATTTTTGTGCCCCGTTTAATcgatatacctaggtacatacatattttcaaaatattttagagcagcttcaaatccaaaattttctttaggAATTATATacttatttctgaaaaaaaaaaaaaaaaaaatagaaaattcatcgTTTGCACGAACGCGCAAAGGAAAGAAGTTGAAGATTGATTTGTATCCTACTTTCCACTTTTCGAGTCGAGTGGTCATGGTTTCGAACCCGAAAATTTATaatggaagctccagaatggttcgaaactaTCACCAATCGACTGGGTAGGACGAAAATAGTACGAactaaattttggctttctagtacagtttgataacatttttattttttctatttttgggcaaattttgaatttttaaaaaatcgacaaaagtctaaaaataaattccagtgtctgaaattttgactagtgGTGTAAgtattttgggtaggtacttatattgaATCCTTCATGTCCCGTccgaaaattttttgtgctgATTGGGATAATTCTCTAGCAAATATGtctaaaattcgaaattttttaaaatgaatagcAAAACAACAACGCTCCGATATTTCCGGCTTCTTTGTTCACGCACATGTTTGAGCAAGGAGGAAACTCGATCCTACCTCAATCTCTCAAAGACATGACACCATCGATGACCAGAGTACCCCTCATCGTTGGATTCTGCGATAAAGAAGCTGCGATggcattttttcgtaatttataatttattccttttataagtaaaaaaatatcatattcGTAAAGTATCGAATTTAACGACGTCATCTACATTGTAGCTAGattcaaaaatgtgatgaagaagaatttttattcgacTGTACGACAAAATCCTTGGGGCTGGGGATCTCACTTGAAAGATGACGAATTAAAACAGATgcaaaaacaaattgaaacgTTCTACTTCGAAGGAAAGTCGGTAGAGGACGCATCACTTATGACAAAAATCAacgtaggaaattttttaatgcattggACGAGGatagtttttaaaatacgagtagtatacctacctaataaatttcTGTTTGCATAATCTTCAGATTCAAACTGATATTTCATTATCCGACATATACGACTCGGTCATTAACGTCGTAGCATCAGACCTGCCAAACTCAGTGTACgtttataaatttgattttgaaggtAATATGGGTACAATGAAAGATAGAATTTTGGAAGTGGTCGACGAACCGTTAGAAGGTACGTATTTCAATTATATTATCGGTTGCATTAGTAACCCATAAATACTGGAATATGATATTTAATTGATGAACAATGCATTATATGTATCAAAGGAACTGTTCACGGCTGCGATTACAGTTATTTCGCTTTCATGAAAGAATACACCAGTAGAAAGAAGCCAATTTTGACCCAAAGAAGTAAAGGAATGATCGAAATATTCACGAAACTAATCTGCACTTTTGCCAAAACAGGGTATGCAACAAACTAAGAgctaaaaattcatatttcacattttttctagTAAACTATGATCTGTTTTTGCTTCGATAGGGATCCGAATTACGAAAACTTAAGTGTACAATGGAATCCAACAACGATAGAGAATCCGTGTTATTTGAGTATAAATGAACAAATGAAATTGCACGATGGTAAATTGAATGGAGAACGTACGGAATTCTGGCAAAACCTGAAGAATCAGTTTACTAAAAGTTGATGGTATGCAGGCAGaattattgtagaaaaatctgtatcaagtttttaaaaataaataacatttggtaaaattcatatttaaatTAAGCAATGAACACGGTTCATTGCACCCAATAGCACACAGAACGGAGCAAGGTACGAGCATTAAATTATCTCGTGTATAAGATTCATACCTTAAAATTGAACGAGGCGGTACCAGACGTACTTAAATGTATTCACTTACAAAGGCGGTATCCCCATTGGCCGAAAGGAAAATTCTTGAGCTAAACGAAacaaaatcgaaagagcatgcaaaaatacattaatgcagcagccaaaattttagatgacaaagtgcatttttcgatctttgaaaattaaagagccaaaataagataaaatcaaaatttcacaaactgaccaagaaagctgagaCTGGAAATAAACCTTACTTTCGACTTCCTGAATCGATTGGAGAGAGTTACCAATAATTTTGATCAGTTCTGTAGACTCCGGCGGATTTTTgtcaagactttttgaaaattattttagcaAAAGCTGTACTTTCAGATTATTTCGGCTAGCAACAAGATTTTACTGACCATTTCGGCataaaacagcattttttggataacttgtcaaaaaaaggtctttgcCTAAaataatttcgtcaaaaaagtagaACCTGCAGACAATATTTTGACAAACagcaggagttttgaaaattttggctaaaaacggacgtttttttttacaataatttgtttattttggcaaaataaaaacaaattttttttgataactacttacaaaaaaaataaatttttgacaatgatttggcaaaaaacaggactttttaaggatcattttgtcaaaagtaagaatttttgccaattttggcaacaggattttttgaacattttgg is from Planococcus citri chromosome 1, ihPlaCitr1.1, whole genome shotgun sequence and encodes:
- the LOC135835448 gene encoding uncharacterized protein LOC135835448; this translates as MIDPITRVEQGKIQGKRETSSIFNSEYYSFYNIPYAQPPVGELRFKDPVKVQSWKGIRNATKPQDHCMCTQFSFLRHEIVGSEDCLYINIFTPQLPQPDEPLRAVVVFIHPGGQTWGSIHPDDHGSPEFLMHHDIVYVTVSYRLNIFGFLNLKLEECSGNQGLKDIIMAFRWIHNNIHAFNGDASNITAIGSSSGAVLVHLLLLSPAVKGLFHKAILMGQYMFNCLVPYCEDQLARAFQFARFLGHKRNEPDPKKLLMFFRRKSAEELVKKMKMFDAEIEENNPTIKSYPGGPFKESLDLHIIPVSPRKLINSTEKIPIIFGICENEAVRGFMDHERSKPKFEEIFNDSYRQSIWGWPHSLTDEQLRHLNNEIHSFYEYKKPSSDDAASVRKKIDILSDAAFSEVYDTLIDPISLNHSVYVYKFQYDGKISMFKKLVSVLVKPEIKGTFHCDDVSYWAKQTEPQEQKTRRVINAFTKMLCTFAKTGDPNYENIETQWRRTTTDRPCYLSIDEKLTLINGKLNGERFEFWDKMKRKFPTFHKMSDKIIVTVNEGKIKGIKKTSSFSGTEYFSFLGVPYGQAPEGQLRFKDPVKVRPWKNIILDATTEKQGCRQFCIFKRELAGSEDCLYNNIHTTKLPSKGDPLKPVIVDIHPGGLTFGSPDPDIYGSPDFLMHHDVVFVTVCFRLHILGFLDLGLKECSGNQGLKDIILSLQWIKNNIKAFGGDPDNITLLGSSSGSSLVHCLMLSPKTEGLFHKAVLMGMYVTNPVLIIPQENASMAFELAKSVDYEGNDKNERRKLLAYYKQMPVDTIISLRPDSVFQKQNNNAPIFPASLFTHMFEQGGNSILPQSLKDMTPSMTRVPLIVGFCDKEAAMAFFPRFKNVMKKNFYSTVRQNPWGWGSHLKDDELKQMQKQIETFYFEGKSVEDASLMTKINIQTDISLSDIYDSVINVVASDLPNSVYVYKFDFEGNMGTMKDRILEVVDEPLEGTVHGCDYSYFAFMKEYTSRKKPILTQRSKGMIEIFTKLICTFAKTGDPNYENLSVQWNPTTIENPCYLSINEQMKLHDGKLNGERTEFWQNLKNQFTKS